One part of the Patescibacteria group bacterium genome encodes these proteins:
- a CDS encoding [FeFe] hydrogenase, group A produces the protein MLSALPKKKIKVRLNGQTYPAVSGETILDVATRNNIFIPTLCFHPDLDVKANCRICAVEIKGQKKLSTACSTEVFDGLEALTDSRRVRSARHLNLELLFAEHETKCPTCTLRYNCALLDLAKKYKIRAKRFKGRKQERQTYKFANAVEIDGSQCIDCRNCVEVCSQVQHINYLEVSGKGAKQEIVPTKDKDIDCIYCGQCTLHCPVAAAQEQDNWLEVEKALQAKDKIVVAQFAPSVRVAIGEEFGLLYGSESTGRTVAALKKLGFAYVFDVNFGADVTTMVEAQELLERLADKKAVKPLITSCCPAWVKYAEFFAPELLPNLTSARSPQIHIGGIIKTYWASQMKLDPKKIVVVSVMPCTAKKFEAKRSELKIGRLAPVDLVITTREFAYLLKKNKIDFASLKTEDSDKIFNEGSGAAVIYGSSGGVMESALRTAYALACRDDKAKLCSNRIDFKEVRGLEDFKEAIIDIAGRKLRVGVVNGIGVFDKIKKNLKNYDYIEVMACPGGCIGGGGQPLPTTKEIRRARVAALYKIDKFKKIRKAHDNQEVIKALDWLAQKGLSEEVLHTHYRKRH, from the coding sequence ATGTTAAGCGCTTTACCTAAAAAAAAGATAAAAGTCCGGCTCAACGGCCAGACATATCCGGCTGTGAGCGGGGAAACGATTTTAGACGTGGCTACGCGTAACAATATTTTTATACCCACCCTTTGTTTCCATCCAGATTTAGACGTCAAGGCTAATTGTCGGATTTGTGCCGTGGAAATCAAAGGACAGAAGAAATTAAGTACCGCTTGTTCTACCGAGGTTTTTGACGGTTTGGAAGCCCTAACGGATTCACGGCGAGTTAGGTCGGCCAGGCACCTTAATCTCGAGTTATTATTTGCTGAGCACGAAACTAAATGCCCAACATGCACTTTGCGTTATAATTGCGCCCTTTTGGATCTCGCTAAGAAATATAAGATCAGGGCCAAGAGATTTAAAGGCCGGAAACAGGAAAGGCAGACATATAAGTTCGCTAATGCAGTGGAGATTGACGGCAGCCAATGTATCGATTGCCGTAATTGTGTCGAGGTTTGTAGCCAAGTCCAACATATAAACTATTTAGAGGTGAGTGGCAAAGGAGCCAAACAAGAGATTGTTCCGACTAAGGATAAAGATATCGATTGCATCTATTGCGGCCAATGCACGCTCCATTGTCCGGTGGCGGCCGCCCAGGAGCAAGATAATTGGCTTGAAGTGGAAAAAGCTTTGCAGGCTAAGGATAAGATAGTGGTGGCACAGTTCGCTCCTTCGGTCCGAGTAGCTATCGGCGAGGAATTCGGCTTGCTTTATGGCAGTGAAAGCACGGGGCGGACCGTGGCCGCTTTGAAGAAATTAGGTTTCGCCTATGTCTTTGATGTTAATTTTGGCGCGGATGTGACGACGATGGTTGAAGCTCAAGAACTTCTAGAGCGCCTCGCTGACAAGAAGGCGGTCAAGCCGCTGATTACTTCTTGTTGCCCAGCCTGGGTGAAATATGCAGAATTTTTTGCTCCGGAATTACTCCCAAATTTAACGAGCGCCCGTTCACCTCAGATCCATATCGGCGGCATCATCAAGACTTATTGGGCCAGCCAGATGAAACTTGACCCTAAAAAGATAGTCGTCGTTTCCGTCATGCCCTGTACAGCTAAGAAGTTCGAGGCCAAGCGCAGCGAATTGAAGATCGGACGCTTAGCGCCGGTAGATTTAGTTATTACTACCAGGGAATTCGCCTATCTATTAAAGAAGAATAAGATAGATTTCGCTTCTCTAAAAACAGAAGATAGCGATAAGATATTCAACGAAGGTAGTGGTGCGGCTGTTATCTATGGCTCATCCGGTGGAGTAATGGAGTCGGCCCTAAGAACCGCCTATGCCCTAGCTTGCCGAGACGACAAAGCTAAACTATGCTCGAACCGCATCGATTTCAAAGAAGTCCGCGGCTTGGAAGATTTTAAGGAAGCAATTATCGATATTGCCGGCCGTAAATTAAGGGTGGGGGTGGTGAATGGCATTGGCGTCTTTGACAAAATTAAAAAAAACCTTAAGAATTATGATTATATCGAGGTTATGGCTTGCCCGGGCGGCTGTATCGGCGGCGGCGGACAGCCCTTGCCGACGACTAAGGAGATTAGGCGGGCTCGGGTAGCTGCCTTGTATAAGATTGATAAATTTAAGAAAATCCGTAAGGCCCATGACAACCAGGAAGTGATAAAAGCTCTTGATTGGTTAGCGCAAAAGGGCTTAAGCGAAGAAGTTTTACATACTCATTATAGGAAAAGACATTAA
- a CDS encoding NADH-ubiquinone oxidoreductase-F iron-sulfur binding region domain-containing protein yields MNKDLIHKIKAAGLVGRGGAEFPVYLKWLAVYRAMLSPENIHCQVRGQDEIACYYHPDQSPRAKVCYVVANGAEGEPGIKKDGYILEKYPEIFLAGLKLAVDFLRAKKVYIFLRADYFKKYEANLIKEAAKISLLNKLEILSKPEGAGYIAGEESTILNIIENRRIEPRLRPPYPTAHGLFNQPTLINNIETFYDVALVASGKYKKERFFTLNGDLKNKGVFAYPAHWTIAQVLRASDNYPNWPFFVQVGGDASGEVLSEDQLNRPASGAASITVYNLKTHNPHKLLASWLEFFKNESCGQCVPCREGSFRLWEAINAARMDWQLFEEILSDLSESSFCALGASIPTPIKSYWQNIVRRYSLKI; encoded by the coding sequence ATGAATAAGGATTTAATACATAAAATCAAGGCGGCTGGACTAGTCGGACGCGGCGGAGCCGAATTTCCGGTTTATTTAAAATGGCTAGCGGTTTATCGAGCCATGCTTAGCCCGGAAAATATCCACTGCCAAGTCAGAGGGCAAGACGAGATCGCTTGCTATTACCATCCTGACCAGAGTCCTCGGGCTAAAGTCTGCTACGTCGTCGCTAATGGCGCTGAGGGTGAACCGGGAATCAAGAAGGATGGGTATATCCTAGAGAAATATCCGGAAATATTTTTAGCTGGCTTGAAATTAGCAGTGGATTTTTTGCGGGCTAAAAAAGTTTATATCTTTCTCAGGGCTGATTATTTTAAAAAATATGAGGCTAATTTGATAAAAGAGGCGGCCAAGATATCTCTTCTTAATAAATTAGAAATCCTGTCTAAGCCAGAAGGAGCGGGTTATATTGCCGGCGAAGAAAGCACAATTTTAAATATCATAGAAAATCGTCGCATAGAACCGCGTCTGCGTCCGCCTTATCCGACGGCTCACGGTTTGTTTAATCAGCCGACCCTGATTAATAATATTGAAACTTTTTATGATGTCGCCCTAGTCGCCTCAGGAAAATATAAAAAGGAACGTTTCTTTACTTTGAATGGGGATTTGAAAAATAAGGGGGTGTTTGCTTATCCGGCCCATTGGACAATCGCCCAGGTCTTGCGCGCCTCTGATAATTACCCAAATTGGCCATTTTTTGTCCAGGTCGGCGGAGATGCTAGCGGAGAAGTCTTGTCTGAAGATCAGCTCAATCGGCCGGCTAGCGGCGCGGCCTCGATTACTGTTTATAATTTAAAGACACATAATCCTCATAAACTTTTGGCTTCTTGGTTGGAATTTTTTAAGAATGAATCCTGCGGTCAATGCGTGCCTTGCCGGGAAGGGAGTTTCCGCCTCTGGGAAGCGATCAATGCGGCGCGGATGGACTGGCAATTATTTGAAGAAATCCTGAGCGATTTATCCGAATCTTCTTTTTGTGCTTTAGGTGCTTCTATTCCAACGCCGATCAAGTCATATTGGCAGAATATAGTCAGGCGTTATAGCTTAAAAATTTAA